The Maridesulfovibrio sp. genomic sequence TGCCCATCCAATTGGTCAAACGGATTGAAATAATCCGAGGACCATGGACCAGTCTCTGGGGCTCCGAATCATTCAACGGCGTAATCAACATCATCACCAAATCCGCTGCGGAAATGCAGGGCAACAGGAGTGTTACTACCGCAGGCACGGATGGAGTTAGCCAATATCTACGCAAGGGTGGACATCTTTCCGAAAACGGAACCCTGGCCGTATACGCCAAAGGCGGATATGAGCCGGGCAAAAAATACCGCATCAGGGGCCGGACCGAAAAAGGATCCACCGACTGGACAACCGCAAGCGGAGGGTTCCGCGCCGACTGGCTGAACGCATACACCGACCAATTTTCTGTACAGGGGCAGATAGCCGGATCATCAATCACGGAGCACTCTCCTCCGGGCAACCCTTTTTCCGCCGACAAGGACAAAGATGATTACAGCGGCTATGCCCAGATTCTCTGGGACAGGAAAACCGGAGCAAGATCAGGGATGCAGTTCCGCACTTCCTACACCAGAACATTTCTCACCGTCACAGATATGGAAAACATATCCAATTCAGCTGACGCAGAATTCATTTATTCCAACGAACAGCTTGAGGACCATTTCCTTACTTTCGGGCTGGGCAGTAAATATTTCTGGAACTCCTTTAAACAGGGAGAACATGTTCAGGTAACAAACGACAGCATTTACAGTCTTGAATTCAGCGGATTTGCAAAGGACCGCATAACCCTGATTGATGAAAAACTGTTTCTGAACCTCGGCCTTAAGCTTGACTATTCAGGTGGCAGTGAACTGGCCCCACAACCAACAGCCCGTCTTCTGTATATGGAAGAGGATGAAGAGTACTGGCTTGCAGCTTCTTATGCCAACCGCAAACCTAGCTACTGGGTTCAGGAGGGCAGTTACCGGGTCAGAGTCAATGACAAAGAATACACCGTCGACTTTAGCGGGGACCTGAAAAACGAAAAACTGGCTACAATCGAAGCCGGATACCGCAAACTTTTCAGTGAAACCCTGAAATTTGATGTATCACTTTACTTGAATAATTACGACCAGATGGTCACCTTCAGCTTCGATGACACCACAAATACCGCCACCCCGGTCAGCGGACTGTGCGGAATTTCATACGGAACTGAAGTAGCTCTTGACTGGCAGCCGTATTCATTCCTGACCCTGCGGCCTTCCATTGATATTTCCAATCAGGATTTTCAGAATATTCCCCCAGGAATTCCAGGGTTCTCGCCTCCCTTGAACACCCCGCTATACAGCATCAAGATGCAGGCGCTGATTGATCTGGCCGAAAATTGGGAGCTGGCCCTATTCTCATCATACGTCAACAGCATGGATGACAAGGATCTTTCGACCGGATTCGGCTTTGATGCACGTCTGGCATGGCAGGTCCGGGACAACCTCTCATTGGAACTTATCGGTTCGAACCTGCTTACCACGCTTGATGAAAGCAATTTCTCTCCGACCGAACCGTCATGTACTCTGAGGCTGACATGGGATTTCTAACACTCCGTAAAACAACGGCGATCATACTTGCCGTACTTTTTATGGTATATTCCATGCCACCGATGTCTGCCCATGCCCGGCAGGAAGCAGACCGGCAACACAGGATTACAGCCACCCAGCCGCAGTTGCAGGCCCTATTCATAAAAAAAATAACCAAATATGTACTTGATCCGGGAAAACGGAAAATAGCTTCCAACAACCCGGTTACAGTTGCAGCGGTAGCCCCTAAAAAAATATCCCGTTTTTTCAAAAAACAGGATAATTTCAAACTGGTACGCTGGCCGGACGAAGAAAGCAACGTCCTGTTCATTGACATTGACAACCCACGCATTATTGCAGCCGTACTTAGCAAGGTAGAAGGCAAGCCGGTGCTGACCATCGGACAAAGCCCGGATTTTCTTCGGCTGGGCGGAATGATAAACCTTGTGGAATCAGGAGCCCGTTTCAAATTGCAAGTCAACATATGTGCTGCGCGCAAAGCCGGACTGACCATCAGCTCCAAACTATTGAAGCTTTCGGAAATATATTGCGGAGACACCCCCCGATGAAAAAATACCGTAACAGCATAGGGCGCAAGGTGGGCTTCGCAATTCTAAGTACTACCATAGTTGCAGTGATACTTTCCATGACTCTAAATGTTGCCTCCTTCTTTCATTCCTTCCGACAGGCTACACTACAGAAAGCGACATCATTGACACAGGTGCTGGGGACCTCCATTGCACCGGCTCTTGATTTTAACGACCCGGAATCAGCAACAGAGGTTTTGCAGTCACTGGCACTGGTCAACAACTCCGCTGGAGCTACTATCTTTACTGCCGACGGCCATGTCTTTGCTGGATTCGGGAGGCAGACAGCGAAACTACCGATCCGAAATGACGGCATTATTGAAGAATTCAACCGCTATCGCATAATTCAGGAAATCCGCTCCGGCGATGAATTGTTAGGATTCATCCTTCTGGACGGTCGATTTTCCGATCAGTTGGACTGGTTCATCCAAAACCTTGTCACTTCCGGGCTGATTCTGGTCTCTGTCCTGACCATATGCTTCCTGACCACCAACCATATCCGTAAAAAACTGACCAGCCCTATCGGACAGCTGACCGATACGGTCCGAGATATTTCCGAAAGCAAGGACTACACCCGGCGGGTGTCCTATCGCAGTAATGATGAAATCGGCTATCTGGTCTCGGAATTCAATTCAATGCTGGCCAAAATCGACAAGCGGGACCAGTGGCTGAACAGCCACCGCGAAATGCTGGAAAATATCGTGTTACAACGTACTAAGGAGCTGCGTTCCAAACAGGCTGAACTTGAGAAAAAAAACAAACTGCTGGTCCAGCAGATACATGAAAGGCGCACAGCGGAAATGATCCGTGATGAAGTGGAACGCATCAACAGACACGACCTCAAATCTTCCTTGAATCTTGTCATCGGTTATCCTGAACTGCTGCTCAACAGTGAAGAAGAACTGACCATTAATCAGCGCAAATATATTAAACGCATCGCTTCGGCCGGTTACCGCATGCTGGATATGATCCAGTTCCATCTGGATATGTTCAAGATGGAGCAGGGAATATACCGATTGAAAACAATGAGCATTGATCTGGTGGATCTGATGACATCACTGGAAGAAGAAATGGCCCTGCTGCTCAACCAGTCAGGAGTAAAGCTTTCGATCATGCTGGAAGATAAAGAAATAGAGGGCATGGAAGAACTGCATCTGACCGGAGAAGGCATGCTCCTGCGGACCATGTTCAGGAATCTGATCAAAAACGCTGTGGAAGCATCTAATGAAGGGGACACCGTAACTATCGCAATCAGCAGCGGACCGCCCGTTTCAGTTACGGTGAAAAACACGCTCGCTGTTCCCGAAGAAATCAGGGGAAGATTCTTCGATAAATATGTCACCCTCGGCAAGGAAGACGGCACAGGACTAGGAACATATTCTGCCAAACTCATTGCCGAGACTCATAAAGCAACCATAACCATGCGTTCTGCTGAGACCAGCGGGACGGAAGTCACTGCCTGCTTTATGGACGAAAACAGCGCAGCCTAATTTCATCTATTGTGGAGTTAATAGACATCATTTCAACTTTTTTACCGCTTGCTCGCGCTTGTAATGCTGCTCCCTTATTGGCTCTTCTTCTGGGAAATAGTTAGCAATCACTTCATCTGAGAACGGCGTTTTCTTGTTAAGCTCGTAATAGCGATCCATTGGAGTTTTGCCACCAAGAAAGGAATGATGGCGGTGCCAATTATAGAAATGCTGCCACTCATCAAGCCTGTCGTGTAAATCAGGAGCAGAAAGGTCAGCTGTAGCATAAAACTCTTGCAAATCTGTTTTGTGACCACGTTCAACTTTCCCGTTTAAATGCGGTGAATATGGCTTTATAGGTCTGAACTTTATACTGTATTCCTTCAACCATTCTTGGACCTT encodes the following:
- a CDS encoding TonB-dependent receptor plug domain-containing protein, which gives rise to MIRSRLAVLALSLLILVTVAGISPCFAADRDVSADLDNLDLEDLLQVEMVSPSERKQSLENIAGSYTILTEEDIKRSGATSVPEALRTVPGVIVTRTDTDKWALGVRGFSGTFNSKQLILVDNRPITSPYFNGVIWSSQDLPIQLVKRIEIIRGPWTSLWGSESFNGVINIITKSAAEMQGNRSVTTAGTDGVSQYLRKGGHLSENGTLAVYAKGGYEPGKKYRIRGRTEKGSTDWTTASGGFRADWLNAYTDQFSVQGQIAGSSITEHSPPGNPFSADKDKDDYSGYAQILWDRKTGARSGMQFRTSYTRTFLTVTDMENISNSADAEFIYSNEQLEDHFLTFGLGSKYFWNSFKQGEHVQVTNDSIYSLEFSGFAKDRITLIDEKLFLNLGLKLDYSGGSELAPQPTARLLYMEEDEEYWLAASYANRKPSYWVQEGSYRVRVNDKEYTVDFSGDLKNEKLATIEAGYRKLFSETLKFDVSLYLNNYDQMVTFSFDDTTNTATPVSGLCGISYGTEVALDWQPYSFLTLRPSIDISNQDFQNIPPGIPGFSPPLNTPLYSIKMQALIDLAENWELALFSSYVNSMDDKDLSTGFGFDARLAWQVRDNLSLELIGSNLLTTLDESNFSPTEPSCTLRLTWDF
- a CDS encoding YfiR family protein; amino-acid sequence: MGFLTLRKTTAIILAVLFMVYSMPPMSAHARQEADRQHRITATQPQLQALFIKKITKYVLDPGKRKIASNNPVTVAAVAPKKISRFFKKQDNFKLVRWPDEESNVLFIDIDNPRIIAAVLSKVEGKPVLTIGQSPDFLRLGGMINLVESGARFKLQVNICAARKAGLTISSKLLKLSEIYCGDTPR
- a CDS encoding ATP-binding protein, whose translation is MKKYRNSIGRKVGFAILSTTIVAVILSMTLNVASFFHSFRQATLQKATSLTQVLGTSIAPALDFNDPESATEVLQSLALVNNSAGATIFTADGHVFAGFGRQTAKLPIRNDGIIEEFNRYRIIQEIRSGDELLGFILLDGRFSDQLDWFIQNLVTSGLILVSVLTICFLTTNHIRKKLTSPIGQLTDTVRDISESKDYTRRVSYRSNDEIGYLVSEFNSMLAKIDKRDQWLNSHREMLENIVLQRTKELRSKQAELEKKNKLLVQQIHERRTAEMIRDEVERINRHDLKSSLNLVIGYPELLLNSEEELTINQRKYIKRIASAGYRMLDMIQFHLDMFKMEQGIYRLKTMSIDLVDLMTSLEEEMALLLNQSGVKLSIMLEDKEIEGMEELHLTGEGMLLRTMFRNLIKNAVEASNEGDTVTIAISSGPPVSVTVKNTLAVPEEIRGRFFDKYVTLGKEDGTGLGTYSAKLIAETHKATITMRSAETSGTEVTACFMDENSAA